In the genome of Stegostoma tigrinum isolate sSteTig4 chromosome 29, sSteTig4.hap1, whole genome shotgun sequence, one region contains:
- the zer1 gene encoding protein zer-1 homolog isoform X2: MALYSPESLVTLCTKYCLHNLEGTLCYMQDNETLRLHPDVFLPSEICDRLVNMYMDLVNTDYSFQPHESFFSLFSDHRSTRLTHVHLRGIQEDIVQDQDLVAFSKQDLVELRLVNCEKLSAKSLQTLNNFRSTLVSLSLFGCKNIFYEEENPGGCEGDNESLVNPTRQVLVRDFTFAGFHRLCFLNLGHLPDGVDVDRLLRPLTSLTSLDLSGVQLNDIQFLLQWQKRLGSLVLYNMDLSEEHIWVLLQLTNLRHLDISRDRTSSFYKFKLARNVLTAFAQNLKNLVSLDISGHLMLDNSAISCHDEALGPASNKPQKSSIEPFRALRRSFQFLGLFDTTLCNLTHIPAHKITGEANEDQILNAIEAYTEYRPEIASRAINHLFDIARIEQCDQPLRALQLVISALKYHKFDKSVQVTGSAALFYLTGSDYRHEQSIKLRRQVIQVVLNGMESYQEVTVQRNCCLTLCNFSIPEELEFQYRRVNELLLSILNQTRQDESIQRIAVHLCNALVCQVDNDHKEAVGKMGFVTTMLKLIQKKLTDKVCDQVMEFSWSALWNITDETPDNCEMFLNCNGMKLFLECLNEFQGKQELHRNMLGLLGNVAEVKHLRPHLMTTQFISVFSRLLESNADGIEVSYNACGVLSHIIFDGDKAWTITEPQRVEVMDRMWRAISSWDENSRRNINYRSFEPILRLLPQQVAPVSQHWATWALFNLTSVYPRSSVSARFLKGSGWTHPDKG; the protein is encoded by the exons ATGGCGTTGTACAGCCCCGAATCACTGGTGACTCTGTGCACAAAGTACTGTCTGCACAACCTGGAAGGAACCCTGTGCTACATGCAAGACAATGAGACCCTGAGACTCCATCCTGACGTCTTCCTGCCCAGTGAGATCTGTGACCGCCTCGTCAACAT GTATATGGACTTGGTAAATACAGACTATAGCTTCCAGCCACACGAAAGCTTCTTCAGCTTGTTCTCGGATCATCGGAGCACCCGACTAACTCACGTACACCTGAGGGGCATTCAGGAGGATATCGTACAGGATCAGGACTTGGTGGCCTTTTCTAAGCAG GATCTGGTTGAGCTCCGCCTGGTTAACTGTGAGAAGCTGTCAGCCAAGAGTCTGCAGACTCTAAATAACTTTCGTAGCACATTGGTTTCCCTCAGCCTGTTTGGCTGCAAGAACATTTTTTACGAGGAGGAGAACCCTGGTGGCTGCGAGGGAGATAATGAAAGCCTGGTGAACCCCACACGGCAGGTCCTGGTCAGAGATTTCACCTTCGCTGGCTTCCACAGGCTCTGCTTCCTCAACCTGGGTCACCTGCCAGACGGAGTGGATGTGGACCGACTCCTGCGGCCGCTGACCTCCCTCACCTCGCTCGACCTCTCTGGCGTTCAGCTCAATGACATCCAGTTTCTGCTTCAGTGGCAGAAGCGGCTTGGATCACTGGTTCTGTACAACATGGACCTCTCTGAGGAGCATATCTGGGTCCTTTTGCAACTCACTAACCTCAG ACATTTGGACATTTCTCGTGACAGAACTTCGAGTTTTTACAAGTTCAAGCTTGCCCGGAACGTCCTTACTGCCTTTGCACAGAACCTTAAAAACCTTGTCTCATTGGACATCTCAGGGCACCTGATGCTGGATAACTCTGCAATCTCATGCCATGATGAGGCTCTGGGTCCTGCAAG CAACAAACCACAGAAGAGTAGCATTGAACCATTCCGTGCACTGAGGAGATCCTTTCAGTTTTTGGGACTGTTTGACACCACACTTTGTAACCTAACTCATATTCCTGCCCACAAG ATAACTGGTGAAGCAAATGAGGATCAAATCCTGAATGCCATAGAAGCTTACACTGAATACCGGCCAGAGATTGCATCACGTGCAATAAACCATCTCTTTGATATCGCACGGATTGAACAGTGTGACCAACCATTGCGAGCTCTACAG CTGGTGATCTCTGCATTGAAGTATCACAAATTTGATAAAAGTGTTCAGGTGACAGGGAGTGCAGCTCTCTTCTATCTGACTGGCTCGGATTACCGGCACGAACAGAGCATCAAGCTCCGCCGCCAGGTCATTCAGGTGGTGTTGAATGGTATGGAGTCCTATCAGGAGGTGACG GTACAACGGAATTGCTGCTTGACACTCTGCAACTTTAGTATTCCAGAGGAGTTGGAGTTCCAGTACAGGCGGGTCAATGAGCTGCTTCTCAGTATCCTCAACCAGACTCGACAGGACGAGTCCATTCAACGTATAGCAGTGCATCTTTGCAATGCATTGGTCTGCCAAGTTGACAATGATCACAAGGAAGCAGTGGGGAAGATGGGCTTTGTCACG ACAATGTTGAAGTTGATTCAGAAAAAATTGACGGACAAAGTG TGTGACCAGGTTATGGAGTTTTCATGGAGTGCACTATGGAATATTACCGACGAAACTCCTGATAACTGTGAGATGTTTCTGAACTGCAATGGAATGAAGCTGTTTCTGGAATGTTTGAAT gagttccaaggaaaacaagaattacacaggaacatgttgggacTGCTGGGAAACGTTGCTGAGGTCAAACATCTTCGACCGCATCTGATGACTACACAGTTCATCAGTGTCTTCAG CCGTCTCTTAGAAAGTAATGCAGATGGGATTGAGGTGTCATATAATGCGTGTGGAGTTCTGTCTCACATCATATTTGATGGAGATAAGGCCTGGACCATCACAGAACCACAGCGCGTGGAAGTAATGGATCGAATGTGGCGAGCAATCTCCAGCTGGGATGAGAATTCAAGAAGAAACATTAACTACAG GTCTTTTGAGCCAATTCTACGCCTTCTCCCTCAGCAAGTGGCTCCAGTCAGCCAGCATTGGGCAACATGGGCTCTGTTTAACCTTACGTCTGTTTATC CGAGGTCATCTGTTTCTGCGAGATTTTTAAAGGGGAGCGGATGGACACATCCAGATAAAGGCTGA
- the zer1 gene encoding protein zer-1 homolog isoform X1, with the protein MALYSPESLVTLCTKYCLHNLEGTLCYMQDNETLRLHPDVFLPSEICDRLVNMYMDLVNTDYSFQPHESFFSLFSDHRSTRLTHVHLRGIQEDIVQDQDLVAFSKQDLVELRLVNCEKLSAKSLQTLNNFRSTLVSLSLFGCKNIFYEEENPGGCEGDNESLVNPTRQVLVRDFTFAGFHRLCFLNLGHLPDGVDVDRLLRPLTSLTSLDLSGVQLNDIQFLLQWQKRLGSLVLYNMDLSEEHIWVLLQLTNLRHLDISRDRTSSFYKFKLARNVLTAFAQNLKNLVSLDISGHLMLDNSAISCHDEALGPASNKPQKSSIEPFRALRRSFQFLGLFDTTLCNLTHIPAHKITGEANEDQILNAIEAYTEYRPEIASRAINHLFDIARIEQCDQPLRALQLVISALKYHKFDKSVQVTGSAALFYLTGSDYRHEQSIKLRRQVIQVVLNGMESYQEVTVQRNCCLTLCNFSIPEELEFQYRRVNELLLSILNQTRQDESIQRIAVHLCNALVCQVDNDHKEAVGKMGFVTTMLKLIQKKLTDKVCDQVMEFSWSALWNITDETPDNCEMFLNCNGMKLFLECLNEFQGKQELHRNMLGLLGNVAEVKHLRPHLMTTQFISVFSRLLESNADGIEVSYNACGVLSHIIFDGDKAWTITEPQRVEVMDRMWRAISSWDENSRRNINYRSFEPILRLLPQQVAPVSQHWATWALFNLTSVYPEKYCPLLIKENGIELLKGVIESDAARPETKAMASEVICFCEIFKGERMDTSR; encoded by the exons ATGGCGTTGTACAGCCCCGAATCACTGGTGACTCTGTGCACAAAGTACTGTCTGCACAACCTGGAAGGAACCCTGTGCTACATGCAAGACAATGAGACCCTGAGACTCCATCCTGACGTCTTCCTGCCCAGTGAGATCTGTGACCGCCTCGTCAACAT GTATATGGACTTGGTAAATACAGACTATAGCTTCCAGCCACACGAAAGCTTCTTCAGCTTGTTCTCGGATCATCGGAGCACCCGACTAACTCACGTACACCTGAGGGGCATTCAGGAGGATATCGTACAGGATCAGGACTTGGTGGCCTTTTCTAAGCAG GATCTGGTTGAGCTCCGCCTGGTTAACTGTGAGAAGCTGTCAGCCAAGAGTCTGCAGACTCTAAATAACTTTCGTAGCACATTGGTTTCCCTCAGCCTGTTTGGCTGCAAGAACATTTTTTACGAGGAGGAGAACCCTGGTGGCTGCGAGGGAGATAATGAAAGCCTGGTGAACCCCACACGGCAGGTCCTGGTCAGAGATTTCACCTTCGCTGGCTTCCACAGGCTCTGCTTCCTCAACCTGGGTCACCTGCCAGACGGAGTGGATGTGGACCGACTCCTGCGGCCGCTGACCTCCCTCACCTCGCTCGACCTCTCTGGCGTTCAGCTCAATGACATCCAGTTTCTGCTTCAGTGGCAGAAGCGGCTTGGATCACTGGTTCTGTACAACATGGACCTCTCTGAGGAGCATATCTGGGTCCTTTTGCAACTCACTAACCTCAG ACATTTGGACATTTCTCGTGACAGAACTTCGAGTTTTTACAAGTTCAAGCTTGCCCGGAACGTCCTTACTGCCTTTGCACAGAACCTTAAAAACCTTGTCTCATTGGACATCTCAGGGCACCTGATGCTGGATAACTCTGCAATCTCATGCCATGATGAGGCTCTGGGTCCTGCAAG CAACAAACCACAGAAGAGTAGCATTGAACCATTCCGTGCACTGAGGAGATCCTTTCAGTTTTTGGGACTGTTTGACACCACACTTTGTAACCTAACTCATATTCCTGCCCACAAG ATAACTGGTGAAGCAAATGAGGATCAAATCCTGAATGCCATAGAAGCTTACACTGAATACCGGCCAGAGATTGCATCACGTGCAATAAACCATCTCTTTGATATCGCACGGATTGAACAGTGTGACCAACCATTGCGAGCTCTACAG CTGGTGATCTCTGCATTGAAGTATCACAAATTTGATAAAAGTGTTCAGGTGACAGGGAGTGCAGCTCTCTTCTATCTGACTGGCTCGGATTACCGGCACGAACAGAGCATCAAGCTCCGCCGCCAGGTCATTCAGGTGGTGTTGAATGGTATGGAGTCCTATCAGGAGGTGACG GTACAACGGAATTGCTGCTTGACACTCTGCAACTTTAGTATTCCAGAGGAGTTGGAGTTCCAGTACAGGCGGGTCAATGAGCTGCTTCTCAGTATCCTCAACCAGACTCGACAGGACGAGTCCATTCAACGTATAGCAGTGCATCTTTGCAATGCATTGGTCTGCCAAGTTGACAATGATCACAAGGAAGCAGTGGGGAAGATGGGCTTTGTCACG ACAATGTTGAAGTTGATTCAGAAAAAATTGACGGACAAAGTG TGTGACCAGGTTATGGAGTTTTCATGGAGTGCACTATGGAATATTACCGACGAAACTCCTGATAACTGTGAGATGTTTCTGAACTGCAATGGAATGAAGCTGTTTCTGGAATGTTTGAAT gagttccaaggaaaacaagaattacacaggaacatgttgggacTGCTGGGAAACGTTGCTGAGGTCAAACATCTTCGACCGCATCTGATGACTACACAGTTCATCAGTGTCTTCAG CCGTCTCTTAGAAAGTAATGCAGATGGGATTGAGGTGTCATATAATGCGTGTGGAGTTCTGTCTCACATCATATTTGATGGAGATAAGGCCTGGACCATCACAGAACCACAGCGCGTGGAAGTAATGGATCGAATGTGGCGAGCAATCTCCAGCTGGGATGAGAATTCAAGAAGAAACATTAACTACAG GTCTTTTGAGCCAATTCTACGCCTTCTCCCTCAGCAAGTGGCTCCAGTCAGCCAGCATTGGGCAACATGGGCTCTGTTTAACCTTACGTCTGTTTATC CTGAGAAATACTGTCCATTGCTGATCaaagagaatggaattgaactgCTGAAGGGAGTGATTGAGAGTGATGCAGCTAGACCAGAGACCAAAGCGATGGCAAG CGAGGTCATCTGTTTCTGCGAGATTTTTAAAGGGGAGCGGATGGACACATCCAGATAA